One Paenibacillus sp. FSL H7-0737 DNA segment encodes these proteins:
- the yqeK gene encoding bis(5'-nucleosyl)-tetraphosphatase (symmetrical) YqeK, whose product MAYSREALIEAVSTQMPAKRWKHTLGVMESSIQLAEQYGADPERAETAAILHDVAKYWPVERMKEIIEQNHLNLNLLKHDKQLWHSEVGAFVAEQDYGITDPDILNAIRFHTSGREDMSLLEKIVCLADYIEPGRDFPGVDKIRKLAKVSLEEGLVAGFDSTISLLLEKRRVIFPLTVLARNDLVRILEDKI is encoded by the coding sequence ATGGCATACAGCCGCGAAGCTCTGATTGAGGCGGTCTCGACACAAATGCCTGCTAAGCGCTGGAAGCATACACTGGGCGTCATGGAGTCATCCATTCAACTAGCGGAGCAATATGGCGCTGATCCTGAGCGTGCGGAGACAGCGGCAATTCTGCATGATGTGGCCAAGTATTGGCCTGTGGAGAGAATGAAGGAGATTATCGAGCAGAATCATCTGAACTTGAATCTTCTGAAGCATGACAAGCAGCTGTGGCATTCGGAAGTAGGTGCCTTTGTAGCAGAGCAAGATTATGGGATCACAGATCCGGATATTCTTAATGCGATCCGTTTTCACACCTCAGGTCGTGAAGACATGAGTTTACTTGAGAAAATTGTCTGTCTCGCCGACTATATCGAGCCTGGCCGAGATTTTCCAGGCGTTGATAAGATACGTAAGCTGGCTAAAGTAAGTTTGGAAGAAGGACTAGTCGCTGGATTTGATTCTACGATTAGTTTGCTACTGGAAAAACGCCGAGTGATCTTTCCGTTAACGGTACTGGCGCGTAATGATTTAGTTAGAATATTGGAGGATAAAATATGA
- a CDS encoding CvfB family protein, which translates to MSLIAGTTVTLNVVREVSPYGFFLNAGDQDVMLHYTELTEKVKTGDKVEVFIFFDTEDRLAATMKKPFLTLGEMALLEVADIHPRLGCFLEMGLGRQLLLPIRELPELPELRPQIGDYVYAIMEHDKQGRLRAKLAGEQELAPLALPAPESWMGQTVTARVYKPLQMGTFVLVDAGVLGFGIIGMVHSSERSRLLRLGEQFEARVSHIREDGRVNLSMGLRKEVGMDVDSATILEFLHARPGGAMPYSDATPPDIIKQRFGISKSAFKRALGKLMKEGHITQKENWTYLAPKEEEGSTEGNEETTE; encoded by the coding sequence ATGAGCCTGATTGCAGGAACTACAGTTACACTTAATGTAGTAAGAGAGGTATCCCCATACGGATTTTTCCTGAATGCAGGAGATCAGGATGTTATGCTGCATTATACTGAGCTTACCGAGAAGGTTAAGACAGGCGATAAAGTAGAAGTCTTTATCTTCTTCGATACCGAGGACCGTCTAGCGGCAACGATGAAGAAACCGTTTCTGACATTGGGCGAAATGGCCTTATTGGAAGTGGCTGATATCCATCCGCGTCTAGGTTGCTTCTTGGAAATGGGTCTCGGACGGCAGCTGCTGCTGCCTATTCGTGAGCTTCCAGAGCTTCCAGAGCTGCGCCCTCAGATCGGCGACTATGTGTATGCGATTATGGAGCATGATAAACAGGGGCGTCTTCGTGCTAAATTAGCTGGAGAACAGGAACTAGCTCCGCTAGCTCTTCCTGCGCCTGAATCCTGGATGGGACAGACTGTGACAGCCCGGGTGTACAAACCGCTGCAAATGGGGACTTTTGTTCTTGTAGATGCTGGGGTTTTAGGCTTTGGTATTATCGGTATGGTCCATTCCTCTGAACGGAGTCGTCTACTACGTCTTGGAGAGCAGTTCGAAGCACGTGTCTCCCATATTCGCGAGGATGGTCGTGTTAACCTTTCTATGGGTCTCCGTAAAGAAGTAGGCATGGATGTAGACTCTGCCACGATTTTGGAATTCTTGCATGCCCGTCCGGGTGGAGCGATGCCTTATTCGGATGCTACACCACCGGATATTATCAAGCAGCGTTTCGGAATTAGTAAATCAGCCTTTAAGCGTGCGCTTGGAAAGCTGATGAAGGAAGGCCATATTACCCAAAAAGAGAATTGGACGTATCTTGCTCCTAAGGAAGAGGAAGGTTCAACCGAGGGAAATGAAGAAACAACCGAATAA
- a CDS encoding glycoside hydrolase family 43 protein, producing MDTSREYNNPLVEQRADPWVYKHTDGYYYFTASVPEYDRIELRRSTTIEGLTTAEPVVAWRKYETGPLSANIWAPEIHYIDGKWYIYFAAARTTETTDGLFDHRMFALENASANPLEGTWVEKGQVKTAWESFALDATTFQHKGKLYYVWAQKDLNIEGNSNLYISEMSNPWTLTGPQTMIATPEHDWEIIGYKVNEGAAVLKRNGCIFISFSASATDFNYCMGLLVADEDSELLEAASWTKLPNPVFQTNEENGQFGPGHNSFTVNENGEDVLIYHCRNYKEITGDPLYDPNRHTRAQVFHWNENGTPNFGVPVKDAQ from the coding sequence ATGGATACGAGTAGAGAGTACAACAACCCATTGGTGGAGCAACGTGCTGATCCATGGGTATATAAACATACGGATGGATATTACTATTTCACAGCTTCTGTTCCAGAATACGACCGGATCGAATTAAGAAGATCGACAACCATCGAAGGATTAACTACTGCAGAACCAGTTGTAGCATGGCGCAAGTATGAGACGGGGCCGCTTAGTGCTAACATTTGGGCGCCGGAAATTCATTACATAGACGGAAAATGGTACATTTATTTTGCCGCAGCACGGACTACGGAGACGACGGATGGTTTGTTCGATCACCGTATGTTTGCGCTCGAGAATGCATCTGCTAATCCTTTAGAAGGAACATGGGTAGAAAAAGGTCAAGTGAAGACCGCTTGGGAATCGTTCGCTTTGGATGCGACAACGTTTCAGCATAAAGGAAAACTGTACTATGTATGGGCTCAGAAGGACCTGAATATTGAAGGTAATTCTAATCTGTATATTTCTGAAATGAGCAACCCGTGGACACTCACAGGTCCTCAGACTATGATTGCTACTCCAGAGCATGACTGGGAAATTATAGGGTACAAAGTAAACGAAGGCGCAGCAGTACTGAAACGAAATGGTTGTATCTTTATCAGCTTTTCGGCGAGTGCTACAGACTTCAATTATTGCATGGGACTATTAGTAGCGGATGAAGACAGCGAACTTCTGGAGGCAGCTTCATGGACTAAACTACCAAATCCTGTATTCCAAACAAATGAAGAAAATGGACAATTCGGTCCAGGCCATAATAGCTTTACGGTCAATGAAAATGGGGAAGATGTGCTCATCTACCACTGTCGCAATTATAAAGAAATTACTGGCGATCCTCTTTATGATCCAAACCGTCATACACGTGCTCAGGTCTTCCATTGGAATGAAAATGGCACGCCGAATTTTGGAGTACCTGTTAAGGATGCGCAATAA
- the rsfS gene encoding ribosome silencing factor, translating into MSVQPSKLLELALKAVEDKKAMNVVALDLRTVSPISDYFVVCHGNSDTQVQSIATEVRKVVHEAGGVIKGIEGMDSARWVLMDLGDVIVHIFHRDEREYYNIERLWSDAKVVETV; encoded by the coding sequence ATGAGTGTACAACCAAGCAAGCTGTTAGAACTGGCCCTTAAGGCTGTGGAAGATAAAAAAGCAATGAACGTAGTGGCATTAGATCTGCGTACTGTTTCACCGATTAGTGATTACTTTGTTGTATGTCACGGTAATTCGGATACCCAAGTTCAGTCCATCGCCACCGAAGTCCGCAAAGTGGTCCATGAAGCAGGCGGAGTAATTAAGGGGATCGAAGGAATGGATTCAGCACGCTGGGTGCTGATGGATCTTGGAGATGTTATTGTTCATATTTTCCACCGCGATGAACGTGAATACTACAATATTGAGCGTCTGTGGTCGGATGCGAAGGTAGTGGAGACTGTATGA
- a CDS encoding YqeG family HAD IIIA-type phosphatase, with protein MFEMLVPKLRVNTVFDISLEELYRQGYRGIITDLDNTLVGAKAPVATPELLLWFEKVKEVGFKLIIVSNNNMERVSRFATPLNIEFVHQARKPSNAPFLKAMKQMELPPEQTIVVGDQMLTDVYGGNRLGLYTVLVLPISVKDEGFGTRFNRRVERVALTRLRKKGLWHEEEK; from the coding sequence TTGTTTGAAATGTTAGTTCCCAAACTCCGGGTGAATACGGTATTCGATATTTCTCTAGAAGAGCTGTATCGACAGGGATACCGTGGAATCATTACGGATCTGGATAACACACTGGTCGGTGCCAAAGCGCCTGTGGCTACTCCGGAGCTGTTGTTATGGTTTGAGAAGGTGAAGGAAGTGGGCTTTAAGCTCATCATCGTATCCAATAACAACATGGAACGGGTGTCACGCTTTGCTACACCGCTTAATATTGAATTTGTGCATCAGGCTCGTAAACCGAGTAATGCTCCTTTTCTCAAAGCGATGAAGCAGATGGAGTTGCCACCGGAGCAGACGATTGTGGTGGGAGACCAAATGCTTACAGATGTATACGGCGGCAATCGGCTTGGCCTGTATACCGTATTGGTGCTGCCAATCTCCGTTAAGGATGAAGGGTTCGGCACAAGATTTAATCGTCGGGTAGAGCGAGTTGCTCTGACACGGCTTCGTAAAAAAGGATTGTGGCACGAGGAGGAAAAATAG
- a CDS encoding nicotinate-nucleotide adenylyltransferase, with protein MKVGIMGGTFDPLHIGHMMAAEAARETYGLQEVWFMPSHIPPHKHEAGVSGADRLAMVQEAIHNHEAFRTLDWEVVRGGVSYTYETIRRLQEAYPHFDLYFIIGADMVQYLPKWNEIEELVQRLTFIGVGRPGTPLDLDALPTYIAEKVLLADMPLVDISSTMLRERAATGKSIRYMVPEAVFDYVQRSGLYGIQPRSSD; from the coding sequence TTGAAAGTTGGAATTATGGGAGGTACCTTTGATCCTCTTCATATTGGTCATATGATGGCAGCGGAAGCAGCTAGAGAAACTTATGGACTTCAAGAAGTATGGTTTATGCCTTCACATATTCCGCCTCATAAACATGAGGCAGGGGTATCTGGAGCAGATCGGCTGGCAATGGTGCAGGAAGCGATACACAATCATGAAGCTTTTCGCACATTAGATTGGGAAGTTGTCAGAGGTGGCGTTTCTTATACGTATGAGACCATAAGACGGCTGCAAGAGGCGTATCCGCATTTCGATCTTTATTTCATCATTGGAGCGGATATGGTCCAGTATTTACCGAAATGGAACGAGATTGAAGAGCTTGTGCAGCGGCTTACATTTATCGGCGTAGGTCGTCCGGGAACACCTCTTGATCTAGACGCATTGCCAACTTATATAGCAGAAAAGGTACTACTAGCAGATATGCCTCTGGTTGATATTTCGTCAACGATGTTGAGAGAACGGGCTGCAACTGGAAAATCCATTCGTTATATGGTACCTGAGGCAGTGTTCGATTATGTTCAAAGGAGTGGATTGTATGGCATACAGCCGCGAAGCTCTGATTGA
- the aroE gene encoding shikimate dehydrogenase, translating into MSLITATEGYNTGNILLGVMGDPIIQSKSPIMHEAALQALGIPGAYVPLHILPENLEDAVQAIRTLGFRGVNVTIPHKVAVMAYVDLLDESAVAVGAVNTIVNNNGILTGYNTDGIGYVRSLKAEAISDLSGTKIMVIGAGGAARGIVAALLQEKPSSILIANRSVDKAQDLAAECQSKGNVVGISMNEVAEMLDGVDVLINTTSVGMYPHMDETPIDPELLRAGMVVSDLIYNPLRTRLLLEGLERGCTIHGGLGMFVYQGAYALEYWTGQPAPTEIMRQTILHCLGGKE; encoded by the coding sequence GTGTCTTTGATAACTGCAACCGAGGGCTACAATACCGGGAATATTTTACTGGGCGTAATGGGAGATCCTATTATACAATCCAAATCTCCTATTATGCATGAAGCAGCACTGCAAGCACTGGGAATTCCGGGTGCTTACGTGCCGCTTCATATCCTTCCAGAGAATCTGGAGGATGCGGTGCAAGCGATTCGCACGCTTGGATTCCGTGGCGTAAATGTGACGATTCCGCATAAGGTTGCGGTGATGGCTTATGTGGATCTATTAGATGAAAGTGCGGTAGCCGTTGGTGCAGTCAATACGATTGTTAATAATAACGGGATACTCACCGGATATAATACGGATGGAATCGGTTATGTACGTTCGCTTAAAGCGGAAGCTATTTCTGATTTGTCAGGTACGAAGATTATGGTGATTGGAGCCGGTGGAGCAGCAAGAGGAATTGTTGCCGCACTGCTTCAGGAGAAGCCTTCTTCTATCCTTATCGCTAATCGCAGTGTTGATAAGGCACAGGACTTGGCTGCAGAGTGCCAGAGCAAAGGGAATGTGGTCGGGATTAGCATGAACGAAGTAGCGGAAATGCTAGATGGCGTTGATGTACTGATCAATACAACCTCCGTAGGAATGTATCCTCATATGGATGAGACACCTATAGATCCTGAACTGCTTCGTGCAGGGATGGTCGTAAGTGATCTGATTTATAATCCACTGCGCACGCGTCTATTGTTAGAAGGACTTGAACGAGGCTGTACGATTCATGGAGGCCTCGGGATGTTTGTCTATCAGGGAGCCTATGCACTGGAATATTGGACAGGGCAGCCTGCTCCTACGGAAATCATGCGACAGACCATACTCCATTGTCTGGGTGGAAAAGAGTAA
- a CDS encoding class I SAM-dependent DNA methyltransferase has protein sequence MSSYGKFAYVYDELMADMPYPDWISFAETAWSKYGKPVTVAELGCGTGSITIPLAGSGYHMTGIDLSSDMLSVAQRKMEEHPQGRRFLREGSVRWIRQNMKEWELPELVDSVISFCDCLNYVLEEDDIRAVFASTFAGLKQGGTFLFDVHHPNTLIRYEEEQPFILDEPSVSYIWTCEMDVPRREIEHHLSIFAREEGRSDVYRRFEETHIQRAYDPQWMKDELLKAGFSDVKTYADFEWIEADDDAERLFYIAIK, from the coding sequence GTGTCTTCCTATGGGAAATTTGCTTATGTATACGATGAGCTCATGGCAGATATGCCGTATCCTGATTGGATCTCCTTTGCTGAAACCGCATGGAGCAAATACGGTAAGCCTGTAACCGTGGCTGAGCTTGGCTGCGGCACCGGGAGTATCACTATTCCTTTGGCGGGTTCAGGGTATCATATGACCGGAATCGATCTATCTTCAGATATGCTCTCAGTGGCACAGCGCAAAATGGAAGAGCATCCCCAGGGACGGCGTTTCTTGCGTGAAGGTAGTGTTCGTTGGATTAGACAAAACATGAAGGAATGGGAGCTTCCAGAGCTTGTGGATTCTGTGATTTCTTTCTGTGATTGTCTGAATTATGTGCTGGAAGAAGACGATATCAGAGCTGTCTTTGCTAGTACCTTTGCAGGACTAAAGCAAGGTGGCACCTTTCTGTTCGATGTGCATCACCCAAACACACTGATCCGTTATGAAGAAGAGCAGCCCTTTATTCTGGACGAACCATCGGTGTCTTATATTTGGACTTGTGAGATGGATGTTCCACGCCGCGAAATAGAACATCATCTGTCCATTTTCGCTCGCGAAGAGGGACGGAGTGATGTATATCGCCGTTTCGAAGAGACGCATATTCAGCGTGCCTACGATCCCCAGTGGATGAAGGATGAACTGCTTAAGGCTGGATTTAGTGATGTGAAGACCTACGCCGATTTCGAGTGGATAGAGGCGGATGATGATGCGGAACGTTTATTTTATATTGCTATAAAATAA
- a CDS encoding glycoside hydrolase family 27 protein, producing MLAATPPMGWNSWDCYGASVNEEEVRGNAEYMAAHLKGFGWEYVVVDIQWYEPGANSSQYRNFVPLVMDEYSRLQPAENRFPSAKGGKGFAPLAEYVHGLGLKFGIHIMRGIPRQAVHAASSILGSEQTARDIAHPNSICPWNTDMYGVDASKEGSQAYYDSLFQLYASWGVDYVKVDDIAASRIYGYHKDEVAMIRKAIDRCGREMVLSLSPGPAPVEEAEHLAEHANLWRMTDDYWDHWHLLRGMFERCEKWAPYVQPGHWPDCDMLPLGHLGIRSVDGGGDRFTRFTPDEQVTMMTLWTIFRSPLMFGGELRDNDEWTLSLLTNREVLHLHHFGKGGRQVERNEEYAIWTSEDEQGNHYVALFNLSDKESTLQVSFQKLNVSVPKTIRNLWQSHDLEVTNEGVTQVLPPHGSALLKLL from the coding sequence ATGTTAGCTGCAACGCCCCCGATGGGCTGGAATAGCTGGGACTGTTACGGAGCTAGTGTTAATGAAGAAGAGGTAAGAGGCAACGCTGAATATATGGCTGCTCATTTGAAGGGATTTGGCTGGGAATATGTTGTTGTAGATATTCAGTGGTATGAGCCTGGAGCGAACTCTTCGCAATATCGTAACTTTGTACCGCTGGTCATGGACGAGTATTCCAGACTTCAACCGGCAGAAAATCGTTTTCCTTCCGCAAAGGGAGGCAAAGGTTTTGCCCCACTCGCTGAATATGTGCATGGATTAGGGTTGAAATTCGGCATCCATATTATGCGTGGAATCCCTCGACAGGCCGTTCATGCGGCAAGTTCCATTCTAGGATCTGAGCAAACTGCACGTGATATCGCACATCCCAATTCTATATGTCCGTGGAATACAGATATGTATGGAGTAGATGCTTCTAAAGAAGGCAGTCAGGCTTACTATGATTCTCTTTTCCAGCTGTATGCCAGTTGGGGCGTAGATTATGTGAAGGTGGATGATATTGCCGCTTCACGTATTTATGGATACCACAAAGACGAAGTTGCCATGATCCGTAAGGCTATCGACCGCTGTGGTCGTGAAATGGTGCTTAGTCTTTCACCTGGACCTGCTCCGGTAGAAGAGGCTGAACACTTAGCTGAACATGCTAACCTGTGGAGAATGACCGACGATTATTGGGATCATTGGCATTTGCTGCGTGGAATGTTCGAGCGCTGCGAAAAATGGGCTCCTTACGTTCAGCCAGGCCATTGGCCAGACTGCGATATGCTGCCGCTAGGTCATCTTGGGATTCGTTCCGTTGATGGCGGGGGAGACCGATTTACAAGGTTTACTCCAGACGAACAGGTTACCATGATGACGCTCTGGACTATTTTCCGTTCGCCTTTAATGTTCGGGGGAGAGCTTAGAGACAATGATGAGTGGACATTATCTTTGTTAACCAATAGGGAAGTGCTTCACCTACATCATTTTGGTAAGGGTGGTAGACAAGTAGAGCGGAACGAAGAGTATGCGATCTGGACTTCTGAGGATGAACAAGGTAACCACTATGTAGCGTTGTTTAATCTCAGTGACAAAGAGTCGACACTCCAGGTATCGTTCCAAAAGCTAAATGTTTCAGTTCCAAAAACGATACGTAATCTGTGGCAAAGCCATGACCTGGAAGTTACTAATGAAGGGGTTACGCAGGTTCTTCCACCGCATGGTTCTGCATTGTTAAAGCTTTTATAG
- the yhbY gene encoding ribosome assembly RNA-binding protein YhbY: MLTGKQTRYLRSLAHHLDPIFQVGKGGVNDHLVRHIEEAIEKRELMKISILSNNIENPKEIGAALAEQSGSELVQVIGKTIVLYKESRDNKTIELPR; encoded by the coding sequence ATGTTAACTGGTAAACAAACACGGTATCTTCGTTCATTGGCGCATCACCTCGATCCTATTTTTCAAGTGGGCAAAGGTGGAGTAAACGATCACCTCGTACGTCACATTGAAGAAGCTATTGAGAAGCGTGAGCTTATGAAGATTAGTATATTGAGCAACAATATTGAGAATCCCAAGGAAATCGGTGCTGCATTGGCCGAACAATCGGGTTCTGAGCTTGTACAAGTGATCGGAAAGACCATTGTCCTTTACAAGGAATCGCGTGATAACAAAACTATTGAGCTGCCACGCTAA
- the yqeH gene encoding ribosome biogenesis GTPase YqeH: protein MNEQSETQRTEKCSGCGIKLQTEHKDQPGYLPEVALDRDPVICQRCFRIKNYNEASSVSVNQDEFLRLLSGVGEKNALVIHIVDIFDFEGSLISGLQRFVGNNPVILAVNKCDLLPKVTNWNKLRNWMQQRCKEEGLRTAEIVLCSAKRNQGFDRLLEAVTELRGGRDVYVVGATNVGKSTLINRLISDYSDLEQELTTSRYPGTTLDTVKIPLDDGHYIIDTPGIVYPWRYSELVERQDLDAVMPANPLKPAVYQLNEGQTLFFGGLGRFDFVQGPHQSFTCFISGTLKIHRTKLERADSLYADHRGEMLSPPGSDRMDKLPPWQRHEFRINKGSRSDLYISGLGWIKVNGTEGAVVAIHVPRGVKVLTRPSMI, encoded by the coding sequence ATGAACGAACAAAGTGAAACACAGCGTACTGAGAAGTGTAGCGGCTGTGGTATCAAGCTTCAGACGGAGCATAAGGATCAACCAGGATACCTTCCGGAAGTCGCACTAGATCGGGACCCTGTGATTTGCCAACGCTGTTTCCGGATTAAGAATTATAACGAGGCTTCATCTGTTTCTGTGAACCAGGATGAATTTCTTCGCTTGCTGAGTGGAGTAGGGGAGAAGAATGCACTTGTTATTCATATTGTTGACATTTTCGATTTTGAAGGCAGTTTGATTTCCGGCCTTCAGCGGTTTGTCGGTAATAACCCAGTTATTCTTGCAGTGAATAAATGTGATCTGCTGCCTAAGGTTACGAACTGGAATAAACTGCGTAACTGGATGCAACAACGCTGTAAAGAAGAAGGATTGCGGACAGCTGAAATCGTACTTTGTAGTGCGAAACGTAATCAAGGCTTTGACCGTTTACTGGAAGCTGTAACAGAACTGCGTGGTGGGCGTGATGTTTATGTAGTGGGTGCTACGAATGTAGGGAAATCCACGCTTATCAACCGTTTGATTTCGGACTATAGTGATTTGGAGCAGGAGTTAACCACCTCGCGTTACCCTGGTACAACACTGGATACGGTCAAAATCCCACTAGATGATGGCCACTATATTATAGATACGCCAGGGATCGTGTATCCATGGCGTTATAGTGAACTAGTTGAGCGTCAGGATCTGGATGCAGTTATGCCGGCCAATCCGTTGAAGCCTGCTGTCTACCAGTTGAATGAAGGACAGACGCTATTCTTCGGTGGACTGGGACGTTTTGATTTCGTGCAAGGTCCGCATCAATCGTTCACTTGCTTTATTAGTGGTACTTTAAAAATCCATCGCACCAAACTGGAACGTGCAGATTCCCTTTATGCGGACCATCGTGGTGAAATGTTGTCTCCTCCAGGAAGTGACCGGATGGACAAGCTGCCACCATGGCAACGGCATGAGTTCCGAATTAATAAAGGCAGTCGGAGCGATCTATATATTTCAGGTTTGGGCTGGATTAAGGTCAACGGGACAGAAGGCGCAGTCGTGGCTATCCACGTTCCGCGTGGTGTGAAGGTGCTTACCCGCCCTTCGATGATCTAA
- a CDS encoding ArsR/SmtB family transcription factor: MIYIKDLMSGLEIFKALSSEIRILILELLATNQALNLNEIAKKLNLSNGAITMHIKKLEESGLIEINTSVGKHGIQKVCYLNKDKLIVDLRSKDVDNLYEVEIQVGHYSNYQAVPTCGLATKDSIIGDFDEPRYFADPQRIESEIIWMAEGFLEYRIPNYLKANQTFREIQFSMEIGSEAPGSNDNYPSDLYFYLNGIEIGYWTSPGDFGDTRGTFNPDWWPPHLNQYGMLKLIRINNEGSFIDGCRISDVTLDDIQLDYKSELTFRIAVTDKPVNKRGLTIYGKHFGNYSQDLLARVLYDVHEVEIGASRTAVTLSE; the protein is encoded by the coding sequence ATGATCTATATTAAAGATTTAATGAGTGGTCTTGAAATATTCAAGGCGCTTAGTTCTGAAATCAGAATCCTCATACTCGAACTTTTAGCTACCAATCAAGCACTGAATCTGAATGAAATTGCCAAGAAGCTGAACCTCAGCAATGGCGCAATCACGATGCATATTAAAAAGCTAGAAGAAAGCGGTCTCATCGAGATAAACACATCTGTGGGTAAACACGGTATTCAGAAGGTCTGCTATTTAAATAAGGATAAGCTTATTGTTGATCTTCGCAGCAAGGATGTTGATAATCTCTACGAAGTAGAAATCCAAGTAGGACATTATAGCAACTATCAGGCTGTTCCGACCTGCGGTCTTGCTACCAAAGACAGCATTATCGGCGACTTCGACGAACCCCGTTATTTCGCTGATCCTCAGCGGATTGAATCCGAGATCATTTGGATGGCTGAAGGCTTTCTCGAATATAGAATTCCGAACTATCTTAAAGCTAATCAAACGTTCCGCGAAATCCAATTCTCGATGGAGATTGGCTCTGAGGCCCCTGGATCTAACGATAACTATCCCTCCGATCTTTATTTCTACTTAAATGGAATTGAAATCGGCTACTGGACTAGTCCTGGAGATTTCGGAGACACCCGTGGAACGTTTAATCCAGACTGGTGGCCTCCACATTTAAACCAATATGGTATGCTCAAACTGATCCGTATTAATAATGAAGGTAGCTTTATTGACGGTTGCCGGATTTCTGACGTGACCCTGGATGATATTCAGCTTGATTACAAGAGCGAGCTTACTTTCCGGATAGCCGTAACGGACAAGCCTGTAAACAAACGCGGGCTCACCATTTACGGCAAACATTTCGGCAACTATAGCCAGGACTTACTGGCGCGTGTACTATATGATGTTCATGAAGTAGAAATTGGCGCTTCTCGTACTGCCGTTACCTTATCAGAGTAA